The stretch of DNA agaaaaaatagtgATATCCATAATACCAAATTAGTTCAGTTATGTCGATCatcgaatatatttttatgatatttattttatgttgaaaatatttctatatttctaaTAGAGTTGGTCAACTTTAAATAGATTTAACTTACCGTAAACCCAAAGTGActtgtaatataaaacggatggacTAAAGATATATCAAAAGATATATCAaagtatattattattaattggaattaactaattaattaactataaaactttatataatttttgagtGAAAatccttcaaatttaaggacATGCAGTATATTGGAGcgtaattattattatattataagaattcAACCAATTAAATGAAGCGCACGGCATGTTGGCTAGGCGTGCGCATTAGGTCCTAATAGTCAATCACCGGCTAGCTCACACGTTGTGCAGAATTTTTCCACCTCCCCATGAATCTGAATGCAATCCGGCCAATGATCCAGTAATTGGAAGTTTTGGATAAACTAAAAAGAATGGTCTGAAGTTTTATAGCAAATCCACAGATGGAGTGAACATACATTAGGTGTCGTCAAGACGAGGATACATGTTTGGTTGGCGCGTCGTGCTTGGCCTTGAGCTgcgtctccgtctccgtctccgtctcgGAGTCCGATCTTTGGTGGAGCCAGTGGACGATGTCGCAGAAGACGGCATCGATGTTGTCGGGGAGCTCGCCGGAGGTGAGGGCGTGCCACATGCCCGGGTAGAGGTTGAAGGTCTtgtcggcggaggaggcggagcggaAGAGCAGGTCGCTGACGGAGGGGTCGGTGACCCGATCGGCGGcgccgtggaggaggaggaaagggaGGGAGACCTGGGGAAGGATGGAGGactcgaggaggaggctgacgcGGAGCAGCTCGTAGGCGGTCTTGAGGCGCGGCCTGTCCTTGTAGCACAGCGGGTTCCCGCGGatttcatctctcttccaTTGCATCCTGTACGCCAGGTCTATCACGTCATTTGTTGGCACCACGCGCCACGTCGGGATGATGCTCGTCATCATCTTCAGCACGCTCACCACCACCGGATGCGGCCTCATCTCCTCCGCGATCTATATATGTACACTTAGTTAATTTGCATTTGCGTTCATTGTTAACAGTACTTACGTAACGTACTCAATAATCAATTCATTAATCTCCCACTGCCGGTGCCGGCCGGCAGCGTAGAAAACGAGAAAGAGACAGATTGGTGGATGCATGACAGGTCCGCAGACGCGTAACTAAATAGTCGTTAAAGAAAAGTCAATAGTCAAAAGTAAGATGGAGAGTAGTTATGGTGGGAGGACCTTGCACATGGGCGCGACGAGAATGGCGCCGGTCCAGAAGACGGGGCGCATGCGGTGGAGCAGCAGCGCGACGGCGCCTCCCATGGACTCGCCGAGGAGGAATCTGCGGGGGAAGgatgcggcgacggcggcgaagaaggCGTCGCAGTCACGGACGAGGGCGTCCATGTCGGGGACGTATCCCTGGAGGCCGTCGGAGTGGCCATGGCCCTCGTAGTCGATGCCGTAGACGGCGTAGCCCGCCCGAGCCAGGCGCTCCGCCGTGCCGCGCATGGTGACGCTGCACTCCACGGCGTAGCCATGGCAGAGGCACACCACGCCTCGGGGCTTCGTCGGAATCCAGCTGCAGGTGAAGAGCCGCATCCCGCGTGAGTTCACCACCGAATCCTCCGAGTACAAGTACCCTTcatcgctgctgctgctcatcgCCCTCTCCGATCCGATCCTAGGTAGGCAGCTAATTAACCAATGAATGATCGATCGCGAGCAGAGGATCGGAGGCAGTAGTAGATCGACCGACTCAAggatcaaaattaatttaaagaaGCTAATTAATAGGGAAGGAAGGCCGGAGCGGAGAGACGTACACcaggagtacatatataatacaaaTCCAACCAGGAAAACAAGGGGATCAATAATATATGGGCCGCGTCCGTCGTCGTTGATGCGCGCGCtggatgtatatatttaattactaattattacGAGTGCTAATCGATCGGTTTTGAACGTGCAGTGCGCGCGTGCAACACGTGGACCGATATCCACATATAATCTCAATTTCATTCAAACCTTGTAATTAATAACCaactaataaattaatctctttgtttttttggtttaatttGGTCCTtacaaaagaataaaatattgcaCCATATATCCCAAGGCGTCCGACCTGTCGGACTGTTCCGTGTATCTGTCATTCAGTTATACGTATCCCTATCTCGCGATGCCTGTCAACATCAACCTCCTGCCGGCCTGTATATAATTAAGGTGTTCGGTATCTTCCAAATTCAAACCTTGCATGACCAACAAACTACGtattgtaattaattaaaccgtTTGAGATAGCATACTAGCTAGTTGTTTGAGGGtattaataaatgaattaaCTTTTAACAAATTTAAAGCTTTCGTAagagtatttaaaaaattattagatagtgtttttttttcggaaTTCATGGAACAGATCATTTGCAACCTGGTGAAgcatggaatttttttttaaaaaaatatccaaatccaaaaatcagaaaagaacatgcatgcatgacctTAATTATTAGTATGTTTTCAATTAATTAGCTATTATACATAAGCACAAAATTAAGTGCCGCTAATTGCTTGTTTTGAGATATATGATGTCTTCAGTTCAGTTAGGATGTAATTAATTGTTAAGCTTTTCTCAGTACAAGGTTTTGTTACGCGGTTTTCTGTAGTGTCATGTCATCAAAAATGTGCACGAATTAAATAAGCTCTCAGTGTGGCTAACATATTACTACctatgtttcataatataagactctATAAtattaactaaatttatatatatgtatactaataaatctagatatagtcaaaatgttttataatatgaaacagtgaaagttgatttaaatatGTGGAGAGATGAAACAAATTTCTCTCGGTGGATGTTTCAATCTAGTTTCATAGTCTAGTTAAATATGTACCCTAAGTTTTATCCCTACAAAACCCAACTTCACTCCCTCATCATATAAATTCCATGTTATACTATTATCTTTATGTATGTGGTACGATATTGATAAGATTAAAATCTTTATAAAACTTGTATTGAGAATTGCCTTATAGAATTGCAGCTTGCAGTGATGATGCCCTTTCATCTAGCCACCTAATGATATCTGCAAATACAACGTCAATATTCTCCGTGGGTTCACCGGACGTGAGAGCATGACACATCCCCGGGTACAGCTTCATCATCTTGTCTTTGCTCTCCGCTAACGTGTAAAGTGCCTCGCTCACTGACGGATCCGTCACAGCATCGTCACCACCATGGACTATGATGAATGGCAGCGTAACCTGCAATTATTTTGTATAATATAGATATGACTTTCACTCACaagtatataataaaaaatcatcttcAAAGGTCTATTAATTAGGAGATGGATTTTCATCGCTTAGGTGGATATCCACTTATTTCTTGCATGTTATgcaaatagtcataaaaaatgataatatggataaatataacatataaatatcatTGCATAAACATGTAAGTTCAAATTCGACTTCTATGAGTCGtagaaataacaaattaaaccaaaACTAGTATAAACTCATTCaca from Oryza brachyantha chromosome 12, ObraRS2, whole genome shotgun sequence encodes:
- the LOC102715366 gene encoding caffeoylshikimate esterase-like — encoded protein: MSSSSDEGYLYSEDSVVNSRGMRLFTCSWIPTKPRGVVCLCHGYAVECSVTMRGTAERLARAGYAVYGIDYEGHGHSDGLQGYVPDMDALVRDCDAFFAAVAASFPRRFLLGESMGGAVALLLHRMRPVFWTGAILVAPMCKIAEEMRPHPVVVSVLKMMTSIIPTWRVVPTNDVIDLAYRMQWKRDEIRGNPLCYKDRPRLKTAYELLRVSLLLESSILPQVSLPFLLLHGAADRVTDPSVSDLLFRSASSADKTFNLYPGMWHALTSGELPDNIDAVFCDIVHWLHQRSDSETETETETQLKAKHDAPTKHVSSS